A window of the Salmo trutta chromosome 25, fSalTru1.1, whole genome shotgun sequence genome harbors these coding sequences:
- the zmp:0000000662 gene encoding RING finger protein 145 — MPRLEDVANIVLRVPCILVLDLLYKCDIDSFTEHLRAKNEDMLFKYKYIIWNLYYLGHVINAVVLVLPLRHIIKLYLHILTTLLFYVGHHISKDYVHGEVQYGYDGALYLDSQAFNRFVSSLTSQVILSTLCAFLMKTRKVWLFSAHLLPLLARLCAMPHDTLLLVNSFSTVLTGIGVAMFLLSNLFVPYRLARAAYSELLQLEVIELYRLLAVTISLWNQFAVPVLFSVFWSVLFVVQLCSYSVTNNTTGSHEGVLFFLLTSVSECCVTPYSLLGLTSVVSYLGLGLLNLTKFYLGGYTAVQNDNVMHRGVTEGVTLLLLALQTGLLDMQALQRTFLLSIILFIVVTSTLQSMIEITDPIILALGASRNRSLWKHFRGLSMCLVLLVFPGYMAYKISQFFHMDFWLLILVSSCMLTSLQVTGTLLIYFLFMVELFCSDPIDSLDEIIYWVNAVSRVLEFVVALCVVAYGTWESLFGEWSWMGASVIIIHCYFNVWLRAQTGWRSFLLRQEAAKKINSLPRATANQLQQHNDVCAICFQEMSSAVLTYCGHFFHGNCLRKWLYVQETCPMCHQAIRPTPPEDFQAAPTPSRGTGPGREEERRGSRDQTPGRDDTHQPPDNLPSPGSSDQQEETESLGEGTSGFDRKDRIGRPRRKPVQGHRFSSTGDFVGFVSPGSSEGSPSPGKQNLEPWDGTHPTNRSYGGEIDCTIKELLVQSTPKEQNGRVFTRVNEATQNCRTENNLVVENQFGSMSEKTTKKTSRAKSLNRIGDLSQQNYEHTGRPRSHTLGDGHTQKDESQSELDTPWDVKSTRRQRSRLGSSSTNSRTEEEGGLHHNSTLAEW, encoded by the exons ATGCCTCGTTTGGAAGACGTTGCCAACATTGTTCTGAGGGTGCCATGCATCCTGGTACTGGACTTGCTCTATAAATGTGACATTGATAGCTTCACAGAGCACCTCAGGGCGAAGAACGAAGACATGCTCttcaaatacaaatatattatcTGGAACCTGTATTACCTAG GTCATGTGATCAACGCGGTGGTGTTGGTTTTACCATTGAGACACATCATCAAGCTCTACCTCCACATCCTCACCACTCTGCTCTTTTACGTGGGACACCACATCTCCAA GGACTATGTCCATGGAGAGGTGCAGTATGGGTATGATGGAGCCCTGTACCTCGACTCTCAGGCCTTCAATCGCTTTGTCTCTTCCCTGACTa GTCAGGTCATATTGAGTACATTGTGTGCCTTCCTCATGAAGACCAGGAAGGTGTGGCTGTTCTCTGCCCACCTTCTGCCCCTATTGGCCCGTCTCTGTGCCATGCCCCACGACACCCTGCTATTGGTCAACTCCTTCTCCACGGTCCTGACTGGAATAGGTGTGGCCATGTTCCTCCTGTCCAATCTGTTCGTGCCGTACCGGCTAGCCAGGGCAGCCTACTCTGAGCTGCTTCAACTGGAG gtgataGAGCTGTATAGACTCCTGGCGGTGACTATTTCCCTCTGGAATCAGTTTGCAGTGCCAGTGCTATTCAGTGTGTTCTGGTCTGTGCTGTTTGTGGTCCAGCTGTGCTCTTACTCTGTGACCAACAATACAACAGGCAGCCATGAGGGGGTGCTGTTCTTCCTCCTCACAAG TGTCTCTGAGTGCTGTGTCACGCCCTACTCCCTGCTGGGCCTGACGTCTGTGGTGTCTTACCTGGGCCTGGGGCTTCTCAACCTCACCAAGTTCTACCTGGGGGGCTACACTGCCGTACAGAATGACAACGTCATGCACAG AGGTGTGACTGAGGGTGTAACGTTGCTGCTGCTGGCTCTTCAGACGGGTCTTTTAGACATGCAGGCTCTGCAACGCACCTTCCTCCTCAGTATCATCCTCTTCATCGTCGTCACCTCCACTCTGCAGTCCATGATAGAGATCACAGACCCCATCATCCTGGCCCTGGGGGCGTCTAGAAACAG gagtCTATGGAAACACTTCCGAGGTCTCAGTATGTGTCTTGTCCTGCTGGTGTTCCCAGGATACATGGCATATAAAATCTCCCAGTTCTTCCACATGGACTTctggctcctcatcctggtctCCAGCTGCATGCTCACCTCTCTGCAG GTGACAGGTACCTTGCTGATCTACTTCCTCTTCATGGTTGAGCTGTTCTGTAGCGACCCTATAGACAGCCTGGATGAGATCATCTATTGGGTCAATGCAG TGAGCCGCGTGCTGGAGTTCGTTGTGGCCCTCTGCGTGGTGGCCTACGGGACCTGGGAATCTCTGTTTGGGGAGTGGAGCTGGATGGGAGCCTCAGTCATCATTATACACTGCTACTTCAACGTGTGGCTCAGAGCTCAGACCGGCTGGAGGAGCTTCCTGCTTAGACAGGAAGCAGCCAAGAAGATCAACTCCCTCCCCCGGGCCACGGCCAATCAGCTGCAGCAACACAACGACGTTTGTGCCATCTGCTTCCAG GAAATGAGCTCAGCTGTGCTGACGTACTGCGGACATTTCTTCCATGGAAACTGCCTGCGTAAGTGGCTCTACGTCCAGGAGACTTGCCCCATGTGCCACCAGGCCATCCGCCCCACTCCGCCAGAAGACTTCCAGGCTGCTCCTACTCCCTCTAGAGGGACCGGGCCAGGccgtgaagaggagaggagaggctccAGAGATCAGACTCCAGGCAGGGACGACACACACCAGCCACCAGATAACCTACCATCCCCAGGCTCCTCAGATCagcaggaggagacagagagcctGGGAGAGGGAACCAGTGGTTTTGATAGAAAGGACAGAATAGGACGCCCACGTAGGAAACCTGTCCAGGGTCACCGCTTCAGTTCCACCGGGGACTTTGTAGGCTTTGTCAGCCCAGGCTCTTCTGAGGGTAGTCCTAGTCCAGGGAAGCAGAACCTGGAGCCTTGGGATGGAACTCATCCTACCAACAGGTCCTACGGTGGAGAGATTGACTGCACGATCAAAGAACTATTGGTTCAATCTACTCCCAAAGAGCAGAATGGCAGAGTATTCACTAGAGTGAATGAGGCTACCCAGAACTGTAGGACTGAGAACAACCTTGTAGTTGAAAACCAATTTGGATCTATGTCAGAGAAAACAACCAAGAAGACCTCGAGGGCTAAGAGTTTAAACAGGATAGGAGATCTCAGTCAACAGAACTATGAACACACGGGACGACCACGGTCACACACTCTAGGTGATGGACATACACAGAAGGATGAAAGCCAATCAGAACTGGACACGCCCTGGGATGTTAAATCTACCCGGCGACAGAGATCTAGGCTAGGTAGTAGTTCTACTAATAGCAGaacggaggaggaggggggactcCATCACAACAGTACCTTGGCGGAGTGGTGA